A stretch of the Deferrivibrio essentukiensis genome encodes the following:
- the brxC gene encoding BREX system P-loop protein BrxC — protein MIIKNIFEKDIERPINGVVKVGQDDLGILKSEIEEYIITHEVKKYLDNFFSHYVDTLGTQTDKIGIWISGFFGSGKSHLLKMLAYTIENRAIGDISAGEIIRDKIKTDALLSANIKRAYQNSADIILFNIDSMSDSSNLGNKETILNVFRRVFYDKLGYLGRVPFIAEIERDLDNNGLYEKFKNKFEELAGKNWVEERHNFAFYEEEIFEALAFCYDVTVEKAENFYKSKEDYFSSVSISDFADNVKEFIDKKNKELNTNNYRLLFMVDEVGQFIAQDTNKMLNLQTIVEELGVKCKGSAWVVVTSQEDVESIIGDLPRTSKNEFSKILGRFIRFSLSGSNTDEVIKKRILSKNVEAADELKNLYENNINILKNQFSFTADTATFQKYKDENDFINSYPFVPYQFTLLQKVFEAIRTMGISGKHLSHGERSMLNAFQQACLMIKNKEIGYISPFYLFYDTIEGFMDSHVLLTIKHAEKNESLDIFDVNLLKLLFLIRYIGQIKPNIDNIVILMLEVIDQDKQALKDKVKNSLLKLEHEVLINKSGDNYYFLTNEERDIKQEIKKIAVDSATKSNFIYEIIFHELYPETKHKYTNYSNDYEITRTVDNISKGNGKLEIKIATQYDSFDTSDPYLTMQSQQRKLLIRLNNSNELEKELKSFLQTNEYIRKHQGSTKDSFSKVILEIQKENDERRKRLKKIIDELLANADYFSLGTKLHFPKPVNYQNLIKQQLDEIIGHIYNKMYLIVPNTIKASNEIKEALSKNRSIIGDVNTSESVENEIINFIRDISHIENSVTLKKIYDRFKEEPFGWKLLDIQYIIAILVANEKIHLEYQTQKVSSAFHSKLEELITKASYQSVVYVKLPQVADEGEINKAKQIFQDVSDNIPEEKPDDFTKQFKKFITEFIEDIKSNLHLLSSNFRPKFTAEEYLDGLTRIAKLSEQADVIKEIIKQEEKLHTWIEYLGKFRNFITNQLPRHKDIIEFINTYKDGIEHYDYKPGEEVLEKCEQYMNSESPFHLTIPLANEIDDISQTLKEKLGSLKNKYIDEITKKYEHILEVSKGENIDISGKIDSLDQMADLIRNEIKIENVIARRATFIRKISSLEEDINREINRKYAENNEKPPKKIKISKLVYPKIISTKEDIDNFTDELKERLYQELQDNKKIEISGE, from the coding sequence ATGATTATAAAAAATATTTTTGAAAAAGATATTGAAAGACCTATAAATGGTGTAGTTAAGGTTGGTCAAGATGATTTGGGTATTCTTAAAAGTGAGATAGAAGAATATATCATAACCCATGAAGTAAAAAAATATTTAGATAATTTTTTCAGTCATTACGTTGATACTTTAGGCACACAAACTGATAAAATAGGTATTTGGATTTCAGGTTTTTTTGGTTCGGGTAAATCTCATTTATTAAAAATGCTCGCATATACTATAGAAAACCGTGCTATTGGTGATATAAGTGCTGGAGAAATAATAAGAGATAAAATTAAAACTGATGCGTTATTATCTGCCAATATTAAAAGAGCTTATCAAAACTCAGCCGATATTATCCTTTTTAATATTGATAGCATGAGTGATAGCAGCAATCTTGGAAATAAAGAAACAATTCTTAATGTTTTTCGTAGAGTATTCTATGACAAATTGGGATATTTAGGGAGGGTTCCCTTTATCGCTGAAATTGAAAGAGATTTGGACAATAATGGACTTTATGAAAAGTTTAAAAATAAATTTGAAGAATTAGCAGGGAAGAATTGGGTAGAAGAAAGACATAATTTTGCTTTTTACGAAGAAGAAATTTTTGAGGCTCTTGCCTTTTGCTACGATGTAACAGTAGAAAAAGCTGAAAATTTTTATAAATCTAAAGAAGACTATTTTAGCTCTGTAAGTATTTCTGATTTTGCTGATAATGTTAAAGAGTTTATAGATAAAAAAAATAAAGAATTAAATACAAACAATTATAGACTTTTGTTTATGGTTGATGAAGTTGGGCAGTTTATAGCCCAAGATACTAATAAGATGTTAAATCTTCAGACAATAGTTGAAGAGTTGGGTGTTAAATGTAAAGGTTCTGCTTGGGTGGTCGTTACTTCTCAGGAAGATGTGGAGTCAATAATTGGTGATTTACCAAGAACTAGTAAAAATGAATTTTCGAAAATTTTGGGAAGATTTATAAGATTCTCACTTTCTGGCTCAAACACTGATGAGGTTATTAAAAAGAGAATCTTGTCAAAAAATGTTGAAGCAGCGGATGAATTAAAAAACCTTTACGAAAATAATATAAATATCTTAAAAAATCAGTTTAGTTTTACAGCCGATACCGCTACTTTTCAGAAATATAAGGATGAAAATGACTTTATAAACTCATATCCTTTTGTACCGTACCAGTTTACATTGTTACAAAAAGTTTTTGAAGCAATTCGCACAATGGGAATTTCAGGTAAGCATTTATCACATGGTGAAAGAAGTATGTTAAATGCTTTTCAGCAAGCTTGTCTTATGATTAAAAACAAGGAAATAGGCTACATATCACCATTTTATTTATTTTACGATACAATAGAAGGTTTTATGGATTCCCATGTATTACTAACAATTAAACATGCTGAAAAAAATGAAAGCCTAGATATTTTTGATGTAAATTTGCTAAAACTATTGTTTTTGATTCGATATATTGGGCAGATAAAGCCAAATATTGATAACATTGTAATTCTAATGTTAGAGGTAATAGACCAAGATAAGCAAGCATTAAAAGATAAAGTTAAAAATAGCCTATTAAAGTTGGAACATGAAGTACTTATTAATAAAAGTGGTGACAACTATTATTTTCTAACTAACGAAGAAAGAGATATAAAGCAAGAAATCAAGAAAATAGCAGTAGATTCAGCTACTAAATCAAATTTTATTTATGAAATAATTTTTCATGAGTTATATCCAGAAACCAAACATAAATATACTAATTATAGCAATGACTATGAAATAACTAGGACTGTTGATAATATTTCGAAAGGCAACGGCAAATTAGAAATCAAAATTGCTACCCAATATGACTCTTTCGATACGAGTGACCCATATCTGACAATGCAAAGTCAGCAAAGAAAATTATTGATTAGATTAAATAACAGTAATGAGTTGGAAAAAGAATTAAAATCTTTTCTTCAAACAAATGAATATATAAGGAAACATCAAGGTTCAACTAAAGATTCATTTTCTAAAGTTATTTTAGAGATACAAAAAGAAAATGATGAAAGAAGAAAAAGGTTAAAGAAAATAATTGATGAGCTACTGGCAAATGCTGACTATTTTTCTTTGGGCACCAAGCTTCATTTCCCAAAGCCGGTAAACTATCAAAATCTTATAAAACAACAGTTAGATGAAATAATAGGGCATATATACAATAAAATGTATCTTATTGTGCCAAATACGATTAAGGCTTCAAATGAGATAAAAGAAGCATTAAGTAAAAATAGAAGTATAATTGGTGACGTTAATACAAGCGAATCAGTTGAAAATGAGATAATTAACTTTATTAGGGATATTAGCCACATAGAAAATAGTGTTACACTGAAGAAAATTTATGACAGGTTTAAAGAAGAACCCTTCGGATGGAAGCTATTAGATATACAATATATTATTGCAATTTTGGTTGCTAATGAAAAAATACATTTAGAATACCAAACTCAAAAAGTATCCAGTGCTTTTCACTCAAAACTTGAAGAATTAATTACTAAAGCATCTTACCAGTCTGTAGTTTATGTTAAATTGCCACAGGTTGCTGATGAAGGTGAAATAAATAAGGCTAAACAAATTTTTCAAGATGTAAGTGATAATATCCCTGAGGAAAAACCAGATGATTTCACTAAACAGTTTAAAAAGTTTATCACTGAGTTTATAGAGGATATTAAAAGTAACCTGCATCTTTTGTCTTCAAATTTTCGTCCAAAATTTACTGCTGAGGAATATTTAGATGGGTTGACAAGAATCGCTAAATTAAGTGAACAGGCAGATGTTATTAAAGAAATTATAAAACAAGAAGAAAAGTTACACACTTGGATAGAATATCTTGGAAAGTTTAGAAACTTTATTACTAATCAACTACCTCGACATAAAGATATAATAGAGTTTATAAATACATATAAAGATGGGATAGAGCATTATGATTACAAGCCAGGGGAAGAAGTATTGGAAAAATGCGAACAATACATGAATAGTGAATCTCCGTTTCATTTAACTATACCTTTGGCAAATGAAATAGATGATATTAGTCAGACATTAAAAGAAAAGTTAGGCTCCTTAAAAAATAAATATATAGATGAAATAACAAAAAAATATGAACATATTTTAGAAGTATCTAAAGGTGAAAACATAGATATATCAGGAAAAATAGATTCTTTAGATCAAATGGCTGACCTCATAAGAAATGAAATAAAAATTGAAAATGTTATTGCAAGACGTGCTACATTTATAAGGAAGATAAGCTCATTAGAAGAAGATATTAATAGAGAAATAAATAGAAAATATGCCGAAAATAATGAAAAACCACCGAAGAAAATTAAAATATCTAAATTAGTTTATCCTAAAATTATTAGCACTAAAGAAGATATTGATAATTTTACGGATGAATTAAAGGAAAGACTCTATCAAGAGCTACAAGATAATAAAAAAATTGAGATTTCTGGAGAGTAA